The following nucleotide sequence is from Candidatus Izemoplasmatales bacterium.
AGCCTACGACCGTGGCGTCCACATCGACGCTCGATCTCGTCATGGCGATCTCGAATCCATTCTACGTCGCGCTTTACATGAACGAACATCCGGACCGCTACGTCAACGTCAACTTCGTCCTCTCCGCCGACACCGGCGGCGTCGCGGAGTGGCGCGTCGCGTCCGATCCCGAAGTCGTCGAGACCGCTTCGGCGATTCTGAAGACGATGATGGTCGGGCGGCGGACAGTTCATGCATACGCTGCGACGATCGGCCCGCTCGTTCCCGGAGTGACGTACGAATACCGCGTCAAGAGCGCCGACGGCACGGAATCCGATGAATGGCGGACCTACCGGTGCCCGGCGTCGGACATCACGGAATTCGCATTCGCATTCATGGCCGATCCGCAGGAGAACGACCAGATCGGCTACATGGCTTTCGCGCATGCGTTTCTGAGCGTTCGCGCCGAAGCCGGCGTCGACGTCGATTTCGGCCTGTTCGTCGGCGACGTCGTGAACGACCACGACGATCGCACCCAGTGGCAGTCCTTCCTGCGCTACGCATCCGTCTTCGCGGTCGGGAAACCGATCGCGACGACGATCGGAAATCATGAGCATGGGGCGATTTCCGAGGATCGGATGGCATTCATGGAATATGACGGTTACACCCACCTTCCGACCAACGGACCGACCTACGGCGCGTTCGTCGAACTCGCGGACGACCGTCGCCCGGCGAACGTCGACCGCGGGAAGACGTACAGTTTCGACTACGGCGGCGTCCACTTCGTCGCCCTCGACACGGAGATCTTCTGCGACGGGACGACCGCATGCCTCGATCGCGACGAAGCCAACGTCGGGATCCTGCTCGACTGGCTCGAAACAGATCTGGCGGCGGCCGGAACCGACCGGATCATCGTCTTCATGCATCGCGGTCCCTATTCCGCCACCTACGACACGACCGCCGTCCGCGAAGCGCTCCCGGCGATCTTCGAGGAATACGGGGTCGATCTCGTCCTCTCGGGGCACGACCACCAGTATTCGCGCTCCGTCTATTCCGGCGGCGCCGCGGTCCTCTTCGGCCGCGCCGACGACTATCCGCTCGGAACCGTGTCGCTCCTCGGCCCCGGAGACGGAGCGGATTTCAACGACTATTCGTCCTCGATCGGACCGACCTACCTCGTCGGGAATACCGCCGGGACGAAATTCTACGACGCCGGCGACGCATCGGGGATCTTCCTCCAGTTCGTCTATGCCGGGAACAACCCGGTAATCCCGATCGTCACGGTGAAATCCGACTCGATCGAGGTCGTCTCCTATGTTCTGTACAAGAACAATCCGACCGACATCGTGCCCTCGGGCGTCGGAATCCTCGAACGGTTCACGATCCGCTGACGGAACGAAGAGACGAACCGGCGCGGAGCCAACGGTCTCAGCATACGAAAAAAGCGGCTTCCGCAGGGTGCGGGAGCCGCTTTCGTCGTGATGGTTACTTCTTTTCGGGTGCGGGCGGGTTCTTCAGGCTTTCGGCGACGCTGGTCGCGAGGCCGACGAGGCCCGCCATGTCGGACGGCACGATGATCTTGGTGGCCTGGCCTTCGGCGACCTTCTCCATCGCCTTGTAGGCTTCGATGGTGAGGAATTCCCTGGACGGATTGGCCTTGTTGATGAGTTCGACGCCCCGTGCGGTGGCTTCCTGGACCTTGAGGATCGCTTCGGCGCGCCCCTCCGCCTCGCGGATGGCGGCTTCCTTCTTCGCTTCGGCACGCAGGATGGCGGACAGTTTCTCGCCTTCGGCGTCGAGGATGGCGGCGGCTTTCTTGCCTTCGGCGATCAGGATCGATTCGCGGCGTTCGCGCTCGGCGCGCATCTGCTTCTCCATCGCCTCGCGGATTTCCTTCGGCGGGATGATGTTCTTGAGTTCGACGCGGTTGATCTTGATGCCCCACGGGTCGGTGGCGACGTCGAGGATGCTGCGCATCTTCTCGTTGATGACGTCGCGGCTGGTGAGCGTCTGGTCGAGTTCGAGCTCGCCGATGATGTTACGAAGGGTGGTGGCGGTGAGGTGTTCGATCAGCAGGCCGGGGTTGTCGGCGCCGTAGACGAACAGCTTGGCGTCGGTGATCTGCAGGAACACGACGGTGTCGATCTGCATCGTGACGTTGTCCTTCGTGATCACGGCCTGCGGGACGAAGTCGAGGACCTGTTCCTTGAGCGTGATGACGTCGGCCATCTGGCCGCGGCTGTTGTAGGTCCGCTTGACGCGGTCGAAGAACGGCCAGAGGATGTGGATGCCGGAGTTCCAGGTGTCGTGGTATTTGCCGAGGCGTTCGATGACGAGCTGGGTCGCCTGGGGAACGACGCGGATCCGGGTGCTGAAGTAGATGAGGCCGATGAGGACGACGACGATGAGAATCCACCAGCCTAAACCCATATCGAGAAACAACGGTTGAAACATGTCTTTTCCCTCCTAAGGAAACATTGTCTTGAATCGTTATGAGAATCAATCGCCGCCGGATTCCGGAGCGTGCGGCGCGGCGTGGGTCACTCCGGAGAATGATGGATCAGTAGCCGTATCCGGTCTTGACGACCTGCATCTTGAGCATCAGGTCGCGGAACGTCGCCCGGCGTTTGGTGAAACTCATGAGAATCACGTCGATGAGGAGCGACAGGGCGAGCAGGATGGCGCCGGCGAACGGCGAAACCGAGAAGACGATGATGGTGAAGAAATACTTCAGGATGATGTCGTGGAAGAAGATCGAGAGCGGGTTGACGGGACCGGAGAGCTGGATCTGCATCAGACGTCTGCCGAGCGTCTTCGATCCGGTGGCGAGCGTATAGATGCCCATGAGGATCAGGATGCCGATCGAGTAGAAGTAGATGATGGTCATGTAGTATCCGGTGAGGACGTCGTTGAATGGCGCAATGTCGGCCGAGAACTGGGCGTCGATGAGCGCTTGCGCGACCGCATATTCGGTCGCGGCCGCGGTCTTGGCGG
It contains:
- a CDS encoding metallophosphoesterase family protein; this encodes MKRCVMFLSIAMFAFATAACGAATLTTSTTSLPTTIADTTEPTTVASTSTLDLVMAISNPFYVALYMNEHPDRYVNVNFVLSADTGGVAEWRVASDPEVVETASAILKTMMVGRRTVHAYAATIGPLVPGVTYEYRVKSADGTESDEWRTYRCPASDITEFAFAFMADPQENDQIGYMAFAHAFLSVRAEAGVDVDFGLFVGDVVNDHDDRTQWQSFLRYASVFAVGKPIATTIGNHEHGAISEDRMAFMEYDGYTHLPTNGPTYGAFVELADDRRPANVDRGKTYSFDYGGVHFVALDTEIFCDGTTACLDRDEANVGILLDWLETDLAAAGTDRIIVFMHRGPYSATYDTTAVREALPAIFEEYGVDLVLSGHDHQYSRSVYSGGAAVLFGRADDYPLGTVSLLGPGDGADFNDYSSSIGPTYLVGNTAGTKFYDAGDASGIFLQFVYAGNNPVIPIVTVKSDSIEVVSYVLYKNNPTDIVPSGVGILERFTIR
- a CDS encoding SPFH domain-containing protein, yielding MFQPLFLDMGLGWWILIVVVLIGLIYFSTRIRVVPQATQLVIERLGKYHDTWNSGIHILWPFFDRVKRTYNSRGQMADVITLKEQVLDFVPQAVITKDNVTMQIDTVVFLQITDAKLFVYGADNPGLLIEHLTATTLRNIIGELELDQTLTSRDVINEKMRSILDVATDPWGIKINRVELKNIIPPKEIREAMEKQMRAERERRESILIAEGKKAAAILDAEGEKLSAILRAEAKKEAAIREAEGRAEAILKVQEATARGVELINKANPSREFLTIEAYKAMEKVAEGQATKIIVPSDMAGLVGLATSVAESLKNPPAPEKK
- a CDS encoding RDD family protein — encoded protein: MSAGFLKRALSSLVDLALVFAVVTAVFFIGGRTLLQNRIENYDVIDAEYQEVRTARDEDLAVIYADYQAALELAGDDETAKTAAATEYAVAQALIDAQFSADIAPFNDVLTGYYMTIIYFYSIGILILMGIYTLATGSKTLGRRLMQIQLSGPVNPLSIFFHDIILKYFFTIIVFSVSPFAGAILLALSLLIDVILMSFTKRRATFRDLMLKMQVVKTGYGY